In Deltaproteobacteria bacterium, a single window of DNA contains:
- the cooS gene encoding anaerobic carbon-monoxide dehydrogenase catalytic subunit produces MASEEAKETLKVVEKEKKKIKPEEKSVDPATIQMLYKAQEEGIETIFDRAESMKPCNIGIQGTCCKMCAQGPCRLPLTKKDLEGRDSRMGLCGATPETIAARNFARMIAAGSAAHSDHGRGIAEVFLSAARKESEDYKIKDEVKLLAIAKDFDVATTVCVDGEDKDRDKYDIAVEVGEKILGEWGKQEGEVYYAKRAPKARYDLWKKLDVIPRGIDREIVEIMHRTHMGVDQDYENLMKQGTRAALADGWAGSMMATDMQDVLFGTPYPVHGEINLGVLKQDHVNMIVHGHEPLLSEMIVVAAQDPEMIQYAQSKGAKGIVLAGMCCTANEILVRHGMPIAGNYLQQELALITGAVDAMVVDVQCIMENLANIAKCFHTKLITTNPRCKIASGETVHIGFDEHHALEDAKRIVKTAIDNFQNRRSEVLIPKYKEKMVVGFSYEAINYHLGGTFRGSYTPLNDNIINGRIRGIGGVVGCNNARCMHDSAHLIVVKELLKNDVIVLTTGCDAMACGKAGLLTPEAAKVYCGPGLAEVCETVGIPPVLHMGSCVDNSRILMAATEVVKAGGLGNDISDLPAAGCAPEWMSEKAISIGQYFVASGVYTIFGVNLPVEGAPVFKEHLFSGMESIYGGKWDLVEDPYEMARRMIAHIDAKRKALGIDKARERVLMDMADRQKLEAV; encoded by the coding sequence ATGGCATCAGAAGAAGCCAAAGAAACTTTGAAGGTTGTGGAAAAAGAAAAGAAAAAAATCAAACCCGAGGAAAAGAGCGTCGATCCCGCCACCATTCAGATGCTTTATAAGGCCCAGGAAGAAGGCATAGAGACGATCTTTGATCGGGCCGAATCCATGAAACCCTGTAATATAGGGATCCAGGGCACCTGTTGTAAGATGTGTGCCCAGGGTCCTTGCCGTCTTCCCCTGACCAAAAAGGATTTGGAGGGGAGGGACAGCCGCATGGGACTCTGCGGGGCCACTCCCGAAACCATTGCCGCCCGTAACTTCGCCCGGATGATTGCCGCCGGTTCCGCGGCTCACTCCGACCATGGTCGGGGCATAGCCGAGGTTTTCCTGTCTGCGGCCCGCAAAGAATCGGAAGATTATAAAATAAAAGACGAAGTCAAGCTCCTGGCCATTGCCAAGGATTTTGATGTGGCCACCACCGTTTGTGTGGATGGTGAAGATAAGGATCGGGATAAATACGATATCGCGGTGGAGGTCGGCGAAAAGATATTAGGGGAATGGGGTAAGCAGGAAGGCGAAGTCTATTATGCCAAGCGCGCCCCCAAGGCCCGCTACGACTTGTGGAAAAAATTGGATGTCATTCCCCGGGGGATTGATCGGGAGATCGTGGAAATCATGCATCGCACCCACATGGGGGTGGATCAGGATTACGAAAACCTGATGAAACAAGGCACCCGGGCCGCCCTGGCCGACGGCTGGGCCGGGTCCATGATGGCCACCGATATGCAGGATGTCCTTTTCGGGACCCCCTACCCGGTTCACGGGGAGATTAACCTGGGCGTCCTGAAACAGGACCATGTCAATATGATCGTCCATGGTCATGAACCCCTTCTTTCGGAAATGATCGTTGTGGCCGCTCAAGACCCGGAGATGATCCAGTATGCCCAATCCAAAGGGGCCAAAGGGATTGTCCTGGCCGGTATGTGCTGTACAGCCAACGAGATCCTGGTCCGCCACGGTATGCCCATCGCCGGGAACTACCTCCAGCAGGAACTGGCCTTGATTACCGGGGCCGTGGATGCCATGGTGGTGGATGTCCAGTGTATCATGGAAAATCTGGCCAACATCGCCAAGTGTTTTCATACCAAGCTGATTACCACCAACCCGCGCTGCAAGATTGCTTCCGGAGAAACCGTCCATATCGGGTTCGACGAGCACCATGCCCTGGAAGATGCCAAACGGATCGTCAAGACGGCCATCGATAATTTCCAGAATCGCCGGTCCGAAGTGCTTATTCCCAAATATAAAGAAAAGATGGTGGTCGGTTTCAGCTATGAGGCCATCAACTATCATCTGGGCGGGACCTTCCGGGGTTCCTATACCCCTTTGAATGACAATATCATCAACGGCCGTATCCGCGGGATCGGCGGGGTAGTGGGTTGCAATAATGCCCGCTGCATGCACGACAGCGCCCACCTGATCGTCGTCAAAGAGCTGTTAAAAAACGATGTCATCGTCCTGACCACGGGCTGCGATGCCATGGCCTGCGGCAAGGCCGGTTTGCTGACGCCCGAGGCGGCCAAGGTCTATTGCGGACCCGGACTGGCCGAGGTTTGTGAGACCGTGGGTATCCCGCCGGTGCTGCATATGGGCTCCTGTGTGGATAACAGCCGGATCCTCATGGCTGCCACCGAGGTGGTCAAGGCCGGGGGGCTGGGAAACGACATCAGTGATCTGCCGGCGGCCGGCTGCGCCCCGGAATGGATGAGTGAAAAGGCCATCTCCATCGGACAATATTTTGTGGCCTCCGGGGTTTATACCATTTTCGGGGTTAACCTGCCGGTTGAAGGGGCCCCGGTTTTCAAGGAACACCTCTTCAGCGGTATGGAAAGTATTTATGGCGGGAAATGGGATCTGGTCGAAGACCCCTATGAAATGGCCCGCAGGATGATCGCCCACATCGATGCCAAACGCAAGGCCCTGGGGATCGACAAGGCCCGGGAACGGGTGCTCATGGATATGGCTGACCGGCAGAAGCTGGAGGCCGTTTAA
- the cdhC gene encoding CO dehydrogenase/CO-methylating acetyl-CoA synthase complex subunit beta, whose product MSKLVAFAAVQGAYNIVSKAEGTLKKALDKYGPDQKIEFPNTAYYLPIIYSILGIPVKTLGDAKKPMDVARKLLPAHIKNMYNLPYLGPLLDAGMASLFAEEVAEAIRYLEDPDFYLVSEDIDEASGKIWLGAAEDTVFRKRGVEFVDGTAPGFAAIVGAAPDPETAKWIAEEYQKKNLYVFMCANQSGTTFSEQLLEAGVQIGWNTRLVPFGPDISAAVFALGFANRAAMAFGGIKPGDYKKMLHYNKDRIFAFVNALGDVNAEWAANAAGCVNWGFPTIADTDIPEILPTGVCTYEHVVANVNHRDMPQKSIEIRGLKVTVANVAIPLAYGPAFEGERVRKEDLYLEMGGGKTQATELVQMADMNAIEDGKVIVEGPDVGDIKKGDRLPLGILVQVAGRQFQEDFEPILERQIHHLINYAQGVMHIGQRDIAWVRVGEPAVQKGFTLKDIGVILHAKYHQDFGAILDKVQVTLYTKKEDVDKLTKKARAIYRTRDERVEKMTDESVETYYSCTLCQSFAPNHVCMVSPERTGLCGAYNWMDCKASFEINPTGPNQPVQKGECLDPKLGQWKGVNDFVYKASRQKVEGYNFYSLVYDPMTTCGCCECIAAVLPSCNGVMTVNRDYTGMTPSGMKFTTLAGVMGGGASSPGFVGHSKFNITQRKFILGDGGLLRMVWMPKQLKEELRDRLIKRGEELGYPNLIDMIADETVGMSEDEILPFLQEKGHPAVSMESIVG is encoded by the coding sequence ATGTCTAAATTAGTTGCTTTTGCCGCCGTTCAGGGGGCCTATAATATCGTTTCCAAAGCGGAGGGGACCTTGAAAAAGGCCCTGGACAAATACGGACCGGATCAGAAGATCGAGTTTCCCAATACCGCTTATTATCTACCCATTATCTATTCCATCCTGGGGATCCCGGTAAAAACACTGGGCGACGCCAAGAAACCCATGGATGTGGCCAGAAAACTTCTGCCGGCCCACATTAAAAACATGTACAACCTGCCCTACCTGGGGCCCTTACTCGATGCCGGGATGGCTTCCCTTTTTGCCGAAGAAGTGGCCGAGGCCATTCGCTACCTGGAAGATCCCGATTTCTACTTAGTCAGTGAAGACATCGACGAGGCCTCGGGCAAGATCTGGCTGGGGGCGGCCGAGGATACGGTCTTCCGGAAAAGGGGCGTTGAGTTTGTGGACGGCACGGCACCTGGTTTTGCGGCCATCGTCGGCGCCGCCCCGGACCCGGAGACGGCCAAATGGATCGCCGAGGAATACCAGAAAAAGAACCTCTATGTTTTTATGTGCGCCAACCAGAGCGGCACCACTTTTTCCGAGCAGCTTCTGGAAGCCGGCGTCCAAATCGGCTGGAACACCCGTCTGGTCCCCTTCGGCCCGGACATTTCGGCCGCGGTCTTTGCCCTGGGTTTTGCCAACCGGGCGGCCATGGCCTTCGGCGGGATCAAACCCGGCGATTATAAAAAAATGTTACACTATAATAAGGACCGGATCTTTGCCTTTGTCAATGCCCTGGGTGATGTCAACGCCGAGTGGGCGGCCAATGCCGCCGGCTGCGTCAATTGGGGCTTTCCGACCATCGCCGATACGGACATCCCGGAGATTTTACCCACTGGCGTCTGTACCTATGAGCACGTGGTGGCCAATGTGAACCACCGTGACATGCCCCAGAAGTCCATCGAAATCCGGGGCCTCAAGGTCACCGTGGCCAATGTCGCAATACCTTTGGCCTACGGCCCGGCCTTCGAGGGCGAGCGGGTCCGCAAGGAAGACCTGTATCTCGAGATGGGCGGCGGCAAGACCCAGGCCACCGAGCTGGTCCAGATGGCCGATATGAATGCCATCGAAGACGGAAAGGTGATCGTTGAGGGTCCGGATGTGGGTGATATTAAAAAAGGGGATCGCCTGCCCTTGGGGATCCTGGTCCAGGTGGCCGGCCGCCAATTCCAGGAAGACTTCGAACCCATCCTGGAGCGGCAGATCCACCATTTGATCAACTACGCCCAGGGGGTCATGCACATCGGACAAAGGGATATCGCCTGGGTCCGGGTGGGAGAGCCGGCTGTTCAAAAAGGGTTCACCTTGAAGGACATCGGGGTCATCCTCCACGCCAAGTACCATCAGGATTTCGGGGCCATCCTGGATAAGGTCCAGGTCACCCTGTATACCAAAAAGGAAGACGTGGACAAGCTGACCAAAAAGGCCCGAGCCATTTATCGGACCCGTGACGAACGGGTGGAGAAGATGACCGACGAGAGCGTGGAAACTTATTATTCCTGCACGCTGTGCCAGTCCTTCGCCCCCAACCATGTCTGCATGGTCAGCCCGGAGCGGACCGGCCTCTGCGGGGCCTATAACTGGATGGACTGCAAGGCCTCTTTTGAGATCAACCCCACCGGGCCGAACCAGCCCGTTCAAAAAGGGGAGTGTCTGGATCCCAAACTGGGTCAGTGGAAAGGGGTCAACGATTTCGTGTATAAGGCCTCCCGCCAGAAGGTGGAAGGCTATAACTTCTACAGCCTGGTCTATGATCCCATGACCACCTGCGGCTGCTGCGAATGTATCGCCGCGGTCCTGCCCTCCTGCAACGGGGTCATGACCGTCAACCGCGATTATACCGGCATGACGCCTTCGGGAATGAAGTTCACCACCCTGGCCGGGGTCATGGGCGGCGGGGCTTCTTCGCCGGGCTTTGTCGGGCACAGCAAGTTCAACATTACCCAGAGAAAATTCATTCTCGGTGACGGCGGATTGCTGCGCATGGTCTGGATGCCCAAGCAGCTTAAGGAAGAGCTCCGCGACCGCTTGATTAAACGGGGGGAAGAGTTGGGTTACCCCAACCTGATCGACATGATTGCCGACGAGACCGTAGGCATGTCCGAGGATGAGATCCTGCCCTTTCTCCAGGAGAAGGGCCATCCGGCCGTGTCCATGGAATCGATTGTAGGATAA
- a CDS encoding acetyl-CoA decarbonylase/synthase complex subunit gamma translates to MGLTGIQIFKLLPKTNCGDCGVPTCLAFAMNLASGKAELASCPYVSEEAKAQLAEASAPPIRPLTIGAGDHMVRTGGETVLFRHEKTFFNPTGFAALLTTDMGEEVVSAKLKKWDTYQYERVGLTLRPELVAVKDMTGDAGQFKKTVQQVFETSNFSLILMSEKPEVLKEGLAACPGGRPLLYAATDANWQAMAELAKEANCPLAVKGDGLAGLISLTDKLTKAGLKDLVLDSGARAVKKVFEDQIAIRRAALSGKEKGLGFPTICLPFEMAKDLETETLMGAVMVAKYGGLAVFSDFEGQTIFPLLLERLNIFTDPQRPMTVTQGIYEINGPDENSPVLVTSNFSLTYFIVSGEIESSRVPSWLCIMDTEGLSVMTAWAAGKFVGDAVGIFIKKSGIADKVKHRNLIIPGYSAAIAGDLEEELPGWTIKVGPREAAHIPKFLREL, encoded by the coding sequence ATGGGATTAACAGGCATTCAGATTTTCAAGCTGCTGCCCAAAACCAACTGCGGGGATTGCGGGGTACCTACCTGCCTGGCCTTTGCCATGAACCTGGCCTCCGGCAAGGCAGAGCTGGCCTCCTGCCCCTATGTTTCTGAGGAAGCCAAGGCACAGTTGGCGGAGGCCTCGGCCCCGCCCATTCGCCCATTAACCATTGGGGCCGGCGATCATATGGTCAGGACAGGAGGGGAGACGGTTCTGTTCCGCCATGAAAAAACCTTCTTTAACCCTACCGGTTTTGCCGCCCTGCTGACTACCGATATGGGTGAGGAGGTTGTTTCGGCCAAACTGAAGAAATGGGACACCTACCAGTATGAGCGTGTGGGATTGACCTTAAGACCGGAACTGGTGGCGGTGAAGGATATGACCGGAGATGCCGGTCAGTTCAAAAAAACCGTTCAACAGGTTTTTGAAACCAGCAACTTCAGTCTTATTTTGATGAGTGAGAAACCCGAAGTCCTGAAGGAAGGGCTTGCGGCCTGTCCCGGGGGCCGGCCCCTGCTCTATGCCGCCACCGATGCCAACTGGCAGGCCATGGCCGAGTTGGCCAAAGAAGCCAATTGTCCCCTGGCCGTCAAAGGAGATGGTTTGGCAGGCTTAATTTCCCTGACCGATAAGCTGACCAAAGCCGGATTAAAGGATCTGGTCCTGGATTCCGGGGCCAGGGCCGTTAAAAAGGTCTTTGAAGACCAGATTGCTATTCGCCGGGCCGCCCTTTCCGGAAAAGAGAAAGGCTTGGGGTTCCCGACCATCTGTCTGCCCTTTGAAATGGCCAAGGACCTGGAAACGGAGACCCTGATGGGGGCCGTCATGGTCGCCAAATACGGCGGGTTGGCCGTCTTTTCCGACTTTGAAGGACAGACCATTTTCCCCCTCCTCTTGGAACGGCTGAATATCTTTACCGATCCGCAGCGCCCCATGACCGTAACCCAGGGGATCTATGAAATCAACGGACCGGACGAAAATTCACCGGTCCTGGTTACCTCCAACTTCTCCCTGACCTATTTTATCGTTTCCGGAGAAATCGAAAGCAGCCGGGTGCCCAGTTGGCTTTGTATTATGGATACCGAGGGCTTGTCGGTCATGACCGCCTGGGCGGCCGGCAAATTCGTCGGGGATGCTGTCGGGATCTTTATTAAAAAAAGCGGGATCGCCGACAAAGTCAAGCACCGCAACCTGATTATCCCAGGGTATTCGGCGGCTATTGCCGGAGACCTGGAAGAGGAGCTGCCGGGCTGGACCATTAAGGTCGGCCCCCGGGAAGCGGCCCATATCCCCAAGTTCCTTCGGGAGCTCTAA
- a CDS encoding dihydropteroate synthase yields the protein MFTIGENLNVINKGIGRAFKEKDPKPIREMAEKLAQAKVDFIDINLGPARKNGEELMPWVIQTVQEVTDIPLALDTSNIGAIEAGLKVHKGKAIINSIMARPERYTAMIPICKQYDAMMIALLWGPDGLPRDENERAALAVELLYAANEAGIPNEDIFVDPIITPVNIQQQQLMSTLTFMSMLQDIAPGAKSTCGLSNVSNGPPDHLRPILNQTYMIMLERNGMYSCIVDGFDEKILQIARGERSDIVEIVHKVMDGEAINLGSLSKEMVDYVKTAKVILGQTLFSDSWLEI from the coding sequence ATGTTTACCATTGGAGAAAATCTCAATGTAATCAACAAAGGGATCGGCCGGGCCTTTAAGGAAAAAGATCCCAAACCGATCCGGGAGATGGCCGAAAAGCTGGCTCAAGCCAAGGTGGATTTTATTGATATCAACCTGGGACCGGCCAGAAAAAACGGTGAAGAGCTGATGCCCTGGGTGATCCAGACCGTTCAGGAAGTCACCGATATCCCCCTGGCCCTGGACACCTCCAACATCGGGGCCATCGAGGCCGGGTTGAAGGTGCATAAGGGAAAGGCCATCATCAACTCCATCATGGCCCGTCCCGAACGGTACACGGCCATGATCCCCATCTGTAAGCAATACGACGCCATGATGATCGCCCTGCTCTGGGGACCGGACGGTCTGCCCAGGGATGAAAATGAGCGAGCGGCCCTGGCCGTCGAGCTTTTGTATGCGGCCAACGAGGCCGGTATCCCCAACGAAGACATCTTTGTGGATCCGATCATTACCCCGGTCAACATCCAGCAGCAGCAACTGATGAGCACCCTGACCTTCATGAGCATGCTCCAGGACATCGCCCCCGGGGCCAAGTCCACCTGCGGCTTGTCCAACGTCTCCAACGGGCCCCCGGATCATCTGCGGCCCATTCTCAATCAAACCTATATGATTATGCTGGAGCGGAACGGTATGTATTCCTGCATCGTCGATGGCTTTGATGAGAAGATTCTGCAAATCGCCCGAGGCGAACGGTCCGACATCGTCGAGATCGTCCATAAGGTCATGGACGGCGAGGCCATTAATCTGGGCAGCCTGTCCAAAGAGATGGTGGATTATGTCAAAACGGCCAAGGTTATCCTGGGCCAAACCCTTTTTTCCGATTCCTGGCTGGAGATCTAA